A window from Deinococcus aquiradiocola encodes these proteins:
- a CDS encoding VOC family protein encodes MNWTLEVVVVPVTDIDRAKAFYEGGLGFHVDHDLQMGGGRRLVQLTPPGSGCSVVLGPRPNGMPPGALQGVQLVVRDLRAARAELQARGVQTGDIQVLGGPPRMATDDDDLNHVGFLSFWDPDGNGWSVQQISNRT; translated from the coding sequence GTGAACTGGACGCTGGAGGTCGTCGTGGTGCCCGTCACGGACATCGACCGAGCGAAGGCGTTCTACGAAGGCGGGCTGGGGTTTCACGTGGATCACGACCTGCAGATGGGAGGCGGGCGACGGCTGGTGCAGCTCACGCCGCCAGGTTCCGGCTGCTCCGTCGTGCTCGGCCCGCGCCCGAACGGAATGCCGCCCGGCGCGCTCCAGGGCGTGCAACTGGTGGTCCGTGACCTGCGCGCCGCACGTGCGGAACTGCAGGCCCGGGGCGTGCAGACCGGGGACATTCAGGTGCTGGGCGGCCCGCCGAGAATGGCCACCGACGACGACGACCTGAACCACGTCGGCTTCCTGTCGTTCTGGGACCCGGACGGGAACGGCTGGAGCGTCCAGCAGATCAGCAACAGGACGTGA
- a CDS encoding YdeI/OmpD-associated family protein — protein sequence MPTFTASLKQEGKTATGIEVPEEIVTALGGGRKPAVTVTLNAYVYRTSVGVMGGRCMIPVSAEHRRNAGLSAGDTVNVTVELDTEPRDVTVPDDLQAALDAHPAALSAFGKLSRSGKRQHTLSVEGTANPETRARRIEKAIRTLSGEQ from the coding sequence ATGCCGACATTCACCGCGTCCCTGAAGCAGGAAGGCAAAACCGCGACCGGCATCGAGGTGCCGGAGGAGATCGTGACCGCCCTGGGCGGTGGCAGGAAACCGGCCGTGACAGTCACCCTGAACGCCTACGTGTACCGCACCTCCGTCGGCGTGATGGGCGGGCGCTGCATGATTCCCGTGAGCGCCGAACACCGGCGCAACGCCGGCCTGAGCGCGGGCGACACGGTGAACGTCACCGTGGAACTCGACACCGAACCGCGTGACGTCACCGTGCCGGACGACCTGCAGGCGGCACTGGACGCCCATCCAGCCGCCCTGAGCGCGTTCGGGAAGCTGTCCCGCAGCGGGAAGCGGCAGCATACGCTGTCCGTGGAAGGCACCGCCAACCCAGAGACGCGGGCGCGCCGCATCGAGAAGGCCATCCGGACCCTGTCGGGCGAACAGTGA
- a CDS encoding ABC transporter ATP-binding protein has product MTPVLSVRGLQFQFGGHPVLTDCSFEARAGQMIGLLGRNGAGKTTLFRLIAGLYPSDPDQLHIGGRSADRARQDSVVAFVPDMPLLYPRLSLEENMAAFALLWGVPSRQARARAEDLMKRLDLWEHRRKYVQDLSRGMKQKASIIAGLLPTPQLLLLDEPTNGLDYTSVRSLKQLLDTYRQEGGCVLMSSHSPDVLHDYVTDLLLLTDGRISTPPDPAVFFADHGFERFFAEQERHAGQKR; this is encoded by the coding sequence GTGACGCCCGTCCTGTCCGTCCGCGGCCTGCAGTTCCAGTTCGGTGGGCATCCCGTCCTGACCGACTGCAGTTTCGAGGCGCGTGCCGGTCAGATGATCGGTCTGCTCGGCCGGAACGGCGCCGGAAAGACCACCCTGTTCCGCCTGATCGCCGGCCTGTACCCCTCCGACCCGGACCAGCTGCACATCGGTGGGCGATCCGCGGACCGCGCCCGGCAGGACTCGGTGGTGGCGTTCGTGCCGGACATGCCGCTGCTGTACCCCAGGCTGTCCCTGGAGGAGAACATGGCGGCCTTCGCGCTGCTGTGGGGCGTGCCTTCCCGGCAGGCCCGCGCCCGCGCCGAGGACCTGATGAAGCGCCTCGATCTCTGGGAGCACCGCCGGAAGTACGTGCAGGACCTCTCCAGAGGCATGAAGCAGAAGGCCAGCATCATCGCCGGGCTGCTGCCGACCCCGCAACTCCTGCTGCTGGACGAACCGACCAACGGCCTGGACTACACGTCCGTCCGCAGCCTCAAGCAGCTGCTCGACACGTACCGTCAGGAGGGAGGCTGCGTGCTGATGAGTTCGCATTCCCCCGACGTCCTGCACGACTACGTCACGGACCTGCTGCTGCTGACGGACGGCCGAATCTCCACGCCGCCGGACCCTGCAGTGTTCTTCGCCGATCACGGCTTCGAGCGGTTCTTCGCCGAACAGGAACGCCATGCCGGGCAGAAGCGCTGA
- a CDS encoding HTTM domain-containing protein has product MNPGPLTALKAITTPTERLNLRGSRILQFFAGFFLLYRTFTELPFAEYFWGAHGAAHGNLMPFFGAAATSVERLFDQPGGIYVILGMHVLAALGLMLGRLGGLCAFVAAGTFMLLNARNPTIGDGGDNLLQILLFYMVFLNTSVRRTTPLRTFFHNLAVYAIVLQVIVVYFTAGTSKLMGDAWIQGSAMYTIAQLQWFSLPLFAALFRNAYVSALACYTTIGYQVGFPFIIFTRFKLPAIALGIGLHLGILFMMGLVTFSSIMIACELILISDAEYARIGQALSTVRGRVNGKLSRLLPLRPARFSK; this is encoded by the coding sequence ATGAATCCTGGTCCCCTCACCGCCCTGAAGGCGATCACGACGCCCACCGAACGCCTCAACCTGCGCGGCAGCCGGATCCTCCAGTTCTTCGCCGGGTTCTTCCTGCTGTACCGGACCTTCACCGAACTGCCGTTCGCAGAGTACTTCTGGGGCGCGCACGGCGCCGCTCACGGCAACCTCATGCCGTTCTTCGGCGCGGCAGCCACGTCCGTCGAGCGGCTCTTCGACCAGCCGGGCGGCATCTACGTGATCCTCGGGATGCACGTCCTCGCTGCCCTGGGCCTGATGCTCGGCCGGCTCGGTGGTCTCTGCGCCTTCGTGGCGGCCGGCACCTTCATGCTGCTCAACGCCCGGAATCCCACCATCGGGGACGGCGGGGACAACCTGCTGCAGATCCTGCTGTTCTACATGGTGTTCCTGAACACCAGCGTCCGCAGGACCACGCCGCTCAGGACGTTCTTTCACAACCTGGCGGTCTACGCCATCGTGCTGCAGGTCATCGTGGTGTACTTCACGGCCGGGACGAGCAAGCTGATGGGGGACGCCTGGATTCAGGGCAGCGCCATGTACACGATCGCCCAGCTGCAGTGGTTCTCCCTGCCGCTCTTCGCGGCGCTCTTCAGGAACGCGTACGTTTCCGCGCTGGCCTGCTACACCACGATCGGGTATCAGGTCGGGTTTCCGTTCATCATCTTCACCCGCTTCAAGCTTCCCGCCATCGCGCTCGGCATCGGCCTGCACCTGGGCATCCTCTTCATGATGGGGCTCGTCACCTTTTCGAGCATCATGATCGCCTGCGAACTCATCCTGATCTCAGACGCCGAGTACGCCCGGATCGGTCAGGCCCTCAGCACCGTGCGGGGGCGCGTGAACGGCAAGCTCTCCCGGCTCCTGCCGCTGCGGCCCGCCCGGTTCAGCAAGTGA
- a CDS encoding DUF5819 family protein — translation MKATLVLILKIAALTVFVNHFVQTALYVMPSNVLKDGTTLGQVNSAYMRPYFDQVWTLFAPTPVGTDTLLLVQCLPAQAKPRPGEWVDVLSPVWKANQQNRLSAYDRFSRTIENPLRDIVQVPLFLVGITKKCTDGDQAACALAKKKRDEAKTKALKAVQNAASVYCINRQREAHLPFEQVSRIALRIRVVTPPAWRERATGHSTVQDYDLGIHDTARVTSPLIYRGA, via the coding sequence ATGAAAGCGACACTGGTGCTGATCCTCAAAATCGCCGCGCTGACGGTGTTCGTCAATCACTTCGTGCAGACGGCGCTGTACGTGATGCCGAGCAACGTCCTGAAGGACGGGACGACGCTGGGGCAGGTGAACAGCGCATACATGCGCCCCTACTTCGATCAGGTCTGGACGCTGTTCGCGCCCACGCCCGTCGGGACGGACACCCTGCTGCTGGTGCAGTGCCTGCCTGCACAGGCGAAGCCCCGACCGGGCGAATGGGTGGACGTGCTCAGCCCGGTCTGGAAGGCCAACCAGCAGAACCGCCTCTCCGCGTACGACCGGTTCAGCCGGACCATCGAAAATCCCCTGCGGGACATCGTTCAGGTGCCGCTCTTCCTGGTGGGAATCACCAAGAAATGCACCGACGGTGACCAGGCCGCCTGCGCGCTCGCGAAGAAGAAACGCGACGAAGCGAAAACGAAGGCCCTCAAGGCCGTCCAGAACGCAGCCTCGGTGTACTGCATCAACCGCCAGCGTGAGGCCCACCTGCCGTTCGAGCAGGTCAGCCGGATCGCGCTGCGCATCCGGGTCGTCACGCCGCCCGCCTGGCGAGAACGGGCCACCGGCCACTCCACCGTCCAGGACTACGACCTGGGCATCCACGACACCGCCCGGGTCACGTCCCCGCTCATCTACCGAGGTGCCTGA
- a CDS encoding BTAD domain-containing putative transcriptional regulator, which yields MLTNTAIPRPLRSEVRRTSVLEHLAELRDYPLVALLAPSGYGKTTVLAQYARETDRPVAWIRLDEEATDVHHVTTLLVGALCRASEALDHVLGGTHRPEDPALDARVLAGHLNATEEHVLIVLDQAGRLSEDGGRWIVRLIEHLREGHQVFISGYPSMAMPLARLVASGQATVVAQQRLAFTADEVQALTDGTPAEAAALVETCGGWPIAVALQRRDRPSLLGPAQLIAEIVADLPPAIRAILPDLAPCHVWSDGFMRASGMALHGDWLEQLQRCGLPLTPLGEGVFVPHRHLLHWLRAQLEQDPQRARHRYQAVAAAYQATGQPLHAVRTLVDAGNLDEAESLAGTWLAGPWARAEYRSVLSVLLAFPVLQPPLRSQCAYALIEVGRADEARAMLFSLPDEVGFHRECGLALLCGRLGEYAASLAHLHSARTFVRGAEEEAYLAGLQVFSLVSVGRRAEAERFYEAHLASLPSSDPWQETYRLYLNLLVLPLEARDARTGVTDRLTALLQRNGPQDAVRTVILPGLLDAYVLTGRAQVPAAGQWLQQPGLVQAEEWGAAASELLRAQGDAALIAGDLNGADRLYGQARQVASETQFDLGWNQTTGRLADLCFLNGRPDEAAAHVRQITRTGHPEDETLLLYLQGVEALWHRDPDGAARALRAAAETDIASVYRWRALHLLRAAGEHGEVRCPPPPAIAWLEALTATQLAALEPAGNTAAPARTAAATEVPVNVVTFRRLEVRVNGVVVHFPFAKAAELCAYLIVHGPSRREEIVDALWNGSSDARHMDYFRVAVRRLRLALAEADPTVTNPVTYQGGHYALAESYALQRDFDRVTRAAAQLDLSSLQVAWAAYEGDFLPTLDSPWAHDWRAEYREQLIRASLTFAARTDRTLDGSAAEAFRQVLRIDRLNEAAYHGLIRHHLNGGEREVAQHLFQRYARLIQEEYGVAPAAALQQLMH from the coding sequence ATGCTGACGAATACCGCCATCCCACGCCCGCTCCGCTCGGAAGTCCGCCGCACCTCTGTTCTGGAGCACCTCGCGGAACTCCGCGACTACCCGCTCGTGGCACTGCTCGCCCCGTCCGGGTACGGCAAGACGACCGTGCTGGCACAGTACGCCCGCGAGACGGACCGACCGGTGGCGTGGATCCGGCTCGACGAGGAGGCCACCGACGTCCATCACGTCACGACGCTCCTCGTCGGCGCCCTGTGCCGCGCCTCGGAAGCGCTCGACCACGTGCTGGGCGGCACGCACAGGCCGGAAGATCCCGCGCTCGACGCGCGCGTGCTGGCCGGGCACCTGAACGCGACGGAGGAACACGTGCTGATCGTGCTCGATCAGGCGGGCCGTCTCAGCGAGGACGGCGGGCGCTGGATCGTCCGCCTGATCGAGCATCTGCGCGAAGGACATCAGGTGTTCATCAGCGGTTACCCGTCCATGGCGATGCCGCTCGCACGACTGGTCGCCAGCGGTCAGGCCACGGTCGTCGCCCAGCAGCGCCTCGCGTTCACGGCCGATGAGGTGCAGGCTTTGACCGATGGTACGCCCGCCGAGGCCGCGGCCCTCGTCGAGACCTGCGGCGGCTGGCCGATCGCCGTGGCCCTGCAGCGCAGGGACCGGCCGTCCCTGCTGGGCCCCGCACAGCTGATCGCCGAGATCGTCGCGGATCTGCCGCCCGCGATCCGGGCCATCCTGCCGGACCTCGCACCATGTCACGTCTGGAGTGACGGGTTCATGCGCGCCAGCGGCATGGCCCTGCACGGCGACTGGCTGGAGCAACTTCAGCGCTGCGGGCTGCCGCTGACGCCGCTCGGGGAGGGCGTGTTCGTGCCGCACCGCCACCTGCTGCACTGGCTGCGCGCCCAACTGGAACAGGACCCGCAGCGTGCCCGGCACCGGTATCAGGCGGTCGCGGCCGCCTACCAGGCCACCGGCCAGCCGCTCCACGCCGTGAGGACGCTGGTAGATGCCGGCAACCTGGATGAAGCGGAATCGCTCGCCGGGACGTGGCTTGCCGGTCCGTGGGCACGTGCCGAGTACCGGTCGGTGCTCAGCGTCCTGCTCGCCTTCCCGGTCCTGCAGCCCCCACTGCGCAGTCAGTGCGCCTACGCCCTGATCGAGGTGGGACGCGCCGACGAGGCCCGGGCGATGCTCTTCAGCCTTCCGGACGAGGTCGGATTCCACCGCGAGTGCGGTCTGGCCCTGCTGTGCGGGCGGCTCGGCGAGTACGCCGCGTCGCTGGCACACCTGCACTCGGCCCGCACCTTCGTGCGTGGCGCCGAGGAGGAGGCGTACCTGGCCGGACTGCAGGTCTTCTCGCTCGTCTCCGTCGGTCGGCGCGCCGAAGCGGAACGGTTCTACGAGGCTCACCTGGCTTCCCTGCCGTCCAGCGACCCCTGGCAAGAAACGTACCGGCTGTACCTGAACCTGCTTGTCCTGCCACTCGAGGCTCGGGATGCCAGGACCGGCGTCACGGACCGGCTGACCGCGCTGCTGCAGCGGAACGGCCCGCAGGACGCCGTGCGTACGGTCATCCTGCCGGGCCTGCTGGACGCCTACGTGCTGACCGGACGAGCGCAGGTTCCGGCAGCGGGGCAGTGGCTGCAGCAGCCGGGTCTGGTGCAGGCCGAGGAATGGGGGGCGGCCGCGTCGGAACTGCTGCGTGCCCAGGGTGACGCGGCCCTGATCGCGGGCGATCTCAATGGAGCGGACAGGCTGTACGGTCAGGCACGGCAGGTGGCAAGCGAGACGCAGTTCGATCTCGGCTGGAACCAGACGACGGGAAGGCTGGCAGACCTGTGCTTCCTGAATGGTCGGCCGGACGAGGCAGCCGCGCACGTCCGGCAGATCACCCGGACCGGACACCCGGAAGACGAGACGCTGCTGCTCTACCTCCAGGGTGTGGAGGCCCTGTGGCACCGTGATCCCGACGGGGCCGCCCGTGCCCTCAGGGCAGCGGCAGAAACCGACATCGCCTCGGTGTACCGCTGGCGGGCCCTGCACCTGCTCCGCGCGGCCGGGGAGCATGGCGAAGTCCGGTGCCCGCCGCCGCCTGCGATCGCTTGGCTGGAGGCGCTGACGGCCACACAGCTCGCCGCCCTGGAACCCGCCGGGAACACGGCCGCACCTGCCCGGACGGCGGCGGCCACCGAGGTTCCGGTGAACGTGGTGACGTTCCGGCGCCTGGAGGTCCGCGTGAACGGCGTCGTCGTTCATTTCCCCTTCGCGAAGGCGGCCGAGCTGTGCGCGTACCTGATCGTGCACGGCCCCAGCAGGCGCGAGGAAATCGTGGATGCCCTCTGGAACGGCTCGTCGGATGCCCGGCACATGGACTACTTCCGGGTTGCCGTGCGCCGCCTGCGCCTCGCGCTCGCTGAGGCCGACCCGACCGTGACAAATCCCGTCACGTATCAGGGTGGCCATTACGCCCTGGCGGAAAGCTACGCCCTGCAGCGCGACTTCGACCGGGTAACCCGCGCGGCCGCTCAGCTGGACCTGTCTTCCCTCCAGGTGGCCTGGGCGGCGTACGAGGGTGATTTCCTGCCGACCCTCGACAGTCCCTGGGCGCACGACTGGCGTGCCGAGTACCGCGAGCAGCTCATCCGTGCCAGCCTGACCTTCGCCGCACGTACCGACCGTACGCTCGACGGGTCGGCCGCCGAAGCATTCCGGCAGGTTCTGCGGATCGATCGCCTGAACGAGGCCGCGTACCACGGCCTGATCCGGCATCACCTGAACGGCGGGGAGCGCGAAGTCGCGCAGCACCTCTTCCAGCGGTACGCGCGCCTGATTCAGGAGGAATACGGCGTCGCACCGGCTGCCGCCCTCCAGCAGCTCATGCACTGA
- a CDS encoding alpha/beta hydrolase family protein → MVLRASWCPLARLAVLVFGLLCCTSVLADPSAPQAASSAREFRVWFASFQASGVLSAPAGAAGRPAVILLQGSGPTDLDGSVFDVDGQLESQDLRVLSDGLTAAGFVVVRFNKRYVTGPGEDTAPGSASVTEEESVQDAGTVLRWTQQQPEVDPDRVSVLGWSEGSIVAQHLALRHREVWSTVLLAPVTQPWAQVLWTQFERVTLPALTRLADTDGQLSVQAVAGAFLTPGGGNVLRTDAGLLLADDAPLRFRTELGLPQDRVFPGVLAGRARRLFLDVPEVLGVYASGLSLPALTQLPPPSRPTLVVQGGRDAHVDPAASERYARASGSDWRSYPALGHALGLADAPESDTLAPIRPEVVADIVAWLREHCTGCR, encoded by the coding sequence ATGGTCTTGCGCGCTTCGTGGTGTCCGCTGGCGCGTCTCGCGGTCCTGGTGTTCGGCCTGCTGTGCTGCACGTCCGTCCTTGCAGACCCCTCGGCGCCGCAGGCCGCGTCCTCGGCGCGGGAATTCCGTGTGTGGTTCGCGTCGTTTCAGGCGAGCGGCGTGCTCAGCGCCCCGGCAGGCGCTGCAGGTCGGCCTGCCGTGATCCTGCTGCAGGGGTCCGGTCCGACAGACCTGGACGGTTCGGTGTTCGACGTTGACGGTCAGCTCGAGTCGCAGGACCTGCGCGTGCTGAGTGACGGGCTGACCGCGGCGGGCTTCGTGGTGGTGCGGTTCAACAAGCGTTACGTGACCGGGCCGGGGGAGGACACCGCGCCCGGGAGCGCGTCCGTCACCGAAGAAGAGAGCGTGCAGGACGCCGGGACGGTGCTCCGCTGGACGCAGCAGCAGCCGGAGGTCGACCCTGACCGGGTGAGCGTGCTCGGGTGGAGCGAGGGGAGCATCGTGGCGCAGCATCTGGCGCTGCGCCACCGGGAGGTCTGGAGCACGGTGCTGCTGGCCCCCGTCACGCAACCCTGGGCGCAGGTGCTGTGGACGCAGTTCGAGCGTGTCACCCTCCCCGCCCTGACGCGGCTCGCCGACACGGACGGACAGCTGTCCGTGCAGGCTGTGGCAGGCGCGTTCCTGACGCCCGGGGGAGGGAACGTGCTCCGCACCGACGCCGGTCTCCTGCTCGCCGATGACGCCCCGCTGCGCTTCCGCACCGAACTCGGCCTGCCGCAGGACCGCGTTTTCCCCGGTGTCCTGGCAGGACGCGCGCGTCGTCTGTTTCTCGATGTGCCGGAGGTCCTCGGTGTGTACGCGAGCGGTCTCAGTCTCCCGGCCCTGACGCAGCTGCCTCCACCGTCAAGGCCCACCCTGGTGGTTCAGGGCGGGCGGGACGCGCACGTCGATCCGGCGGCGAGCGAACGGTACGCCAGGGCGTCCGGCAGCGACTGGCGGTCCTACCCGGCACTCGGTCACGCCCTCGGCCTGGCCGACGCTCCGGAGTCGGACACGTTGGCGCCCATCCGTCCGGAGGTCGTCGCCGACATCGTGGCGTGGCTGCGCGAGCACTGCACCGGGTGCCGCTGA
- a CDS encoding transglutaminase-like domain-containing protein — protein sequence MRLIHTPGPRATLTYVYWNSSPRPVSLYLADPPCGNTQRDVGVLSCNVPPVSRLELGGNRVGVYALRPLQRLLITWSYTPLEVTLDVAGAYGCPESGVLSDEERARYLRSSVQVPLGPDIVAAAHALRGEEMEVLGIARRFFDDLRTRGQYLYPVKDRGAGRMQQTWRGDCGQFSLLFVAYCRACGIPARVVMGTFTSVAQMSPHVWAEFWLDGAGWVPVDVSIGEALTHRATPGSPDPGVVFGHLKPIRFAFSTDVDLPAQDWNAGDLLPAAARRPHRNRWRTVRFEGRPLVWGGEALCGNVPYLQPAYPRFGDLPFLGGAFRPSLIGHWLPGSGDVRLLPLLAFREFSPLPLIVLSVLLILAHDFLSGRAAQVLVTLASLVAALRVGQALTRGFEASLVRAQRYTFWSYVGMLALWTVLCFFGVREVFHLI from the coding sequence ATGCGACTGATCCATACGCCCGGCCCGCGGGCCACCCTGACGTACGTGTACTGGAACAGTTCTCCGCGTCCGGTGTCGCTGTACCTCGCCGATCCGCCGTGCGGGAACACCCAGCGGGACGTGGGCGTGCTCTCGTGCAACGTGCCCCCGGTCAGCAGGCTGGAACTCGGCGGCAACCGGGTCGGCGTGTACGCCCTGCGGCCCCTGCAGCGTCTCCTGATCACATGGAGCTACACGCCCCTCGAGGTGACGCTGGACGTCGCCGGTGCCTACGGGTGTCCGGAGTCCGGCGTCCTGAGCGACGAGGAACGTGCCAGGTATCTGCGCTCATCGGTGCAGGTGCCGCTCGGCCCGGACATCGTCGCAGCCGCGCACGCCCTGCGCGGCGAGGAGATGGAGGTACTGGGCATCGCCCGCCGGTTCTTCGACGACCTCAGGACCCGTGGACAGTACCTGTACCCGGTGAAGGACCGGGGTGCGGGCCGCATGCAGCAGACGTGGCGCGGCGACTGCGGCCAGTTCTCGCTGCTGTTCGTGGCGTACTGCCGGGCGTGCGGCATCCCGGCCAGGGTGGTCATGGGGACCTTCACCTCGGTGGCGCAGATGTCGCCGCACGTCTGGGCTGAATTCTGGCTGGACGGGGCCGGATGGGTGCCGGTGGATGTCAGCATCGGCGAGGCCCTGACGCACCGGGCCACGCCGGGCAGCCCCGACCCGGGCGTGGTGTTCGGGCACCTGAAGCCCATCCGTTTCGCGTTCAGCACCGACGTGGACCTCCCTGCCCAGGACTGGAACGCGGGCGACCTTCTGCCCGCAGCGGCACGACGTCCGCACCGGAACAGGTGGAGGACCGTGCGGTTCGAGGGCCGCCCGCTCGTGTGGGGCGGCGAGGCGCTCTGCGGGAACGTCCCGTACCTGCAGCCCGCCTACCCGAGGTTCGGTGATCTGCCGTTCCTGGGCGGCGCGTTCCGTCCCTCCCTGATCGGGCACTGGCTTCCCGGGAGCGGGGACGTGCGCCTGTTGCCGCTGCTGGCCTTCCGCGAGTTCAGTCCCCTGCCGCTCATCGTGCTGTCGGTCCTGCTGATCCTGGCGCATGATTTCTTGTCGGGCCGGGCCGCGCAGGTGCTGGTCACGCTGGCGTCCCTGGTGGCCGCGCTGCGGGTGGGTCAGGCGTTGACGCGGGGGTTCGAGGCCAGCCTGGTGCGCGCGCAGCGCTACACCTTCTGGAGCTACGTCGGCATGCTGGCACTGTGGACCGTGCTGTGCTTCTTCGGCGTGCGGGAGGTGTTCCATCTCATCTGA
- a CDS encoding HTTM domain-containing protein, whose protein sequence is MNGADGMASTGPRRALHAAQAALSVPHRLYGVALLRVGLSAVVLAIYVMHFAQRAFLWGSDGAYPTSLFLSVLRAQRSFSLYAFSDAPTYQLLVYVAGMLVSFLLMVGWKSRLNAVLFYVFTWSLYARNPLLLDGGDNLLYILAFFLMFTRCGEYLSIDRLLHADRPARDRPFLSLIHNYALAAMIVQLCLLYFTSAFYKMQGHMWQNGTALYYVLNVNEFNLTALGHYLSSNAYLIAFLTYSAMLFQAAYPFLIWHPRIKWLVVAGAVAFHLGIAYCMGLAWFSLVLITAEFLILSDREYLAFRRWVTSLRRPALGLPGADVQEQACD, encoded by the coding sequence GTGAACGGCGCCGACGGCATGGCGTCGACCGGGCCACGGCGCGCCCTGCATGCCGCCCAGGCGGCGCTCTCGGTCCCTCACCGCCTGTACGGTGTGGCGCTCCTGCGCGTCGGGCTGAGTGCCGTCGTCCTGGCCATCTACGTGATGCACTTCGCGCAGCGGGCGTTTCTGTGGGGCAGTGACGGGGCATACCCCACCTCCCTGTTCCTCTCGGTGCTGCGGGCGCAGCGCAGCTTCTCGCTGTATGCCTTCTCGGACGCGCCCACCTACCAGCTGCTGGTGTACGTGGCGGGCATGCTCGTGAGTTTCCTGCTGATGGTCGGCTGGAAGTCCCGCCTGAACGCCGTGCTCTTCTACGTGTTCACGTGGTCCCTGTACGCCCGCAACCCGCTGCTGCTCGACGGTGGCGACAACCTGCTGTACATCCTGGCATTCTTCCTGATGTTCACCCGCTGCGGCGAATACCTCTCGATCGACCGTCTCCTGCACGCCGACCGGCCGGCCCGTGACCGTCCGTTCCTGTCCCTGATTCACAACTACGCTCTGGCGGCCATGATCGTTCAGCTCTGCCTGCTGTATTTCACTTCGGCGTTCTACAAGATGCAGGGCCACATGTGGCAGAACGGGACGGCGCTGTACTACGTGCTGAACGTCAACGAGTTCAACCTCACGGCCCTGGGGCACTACCTCTCGAGCAACGCGTACCTGATCGCATTCCTGACGTACTCGGCGATGCTGTTCCAGGCGGCGTATCCCTTCCTGATCTGGCATCCCAGGATCAAGTGGCTGGTCGTGGCGGGCGCGGTGGCGTTTCACCTCGGGATCGCGTACTGCATGGGCCTGGCGTGGTTCTCGCTGGTACTCATCACCGCCGAGTTCCTGATCCTCTCCGACCGGGAGTACCTGGCGTTCCGGCGGTGGGTCACCAGCCTGCGCAGGCCCGCACTCGGCCTGCCCGGAGCGGACGTGCAGGAGCAGGCATGCGACTGA
- a CDS encoding DUF5819 family protein translates to MHSAHVPFGPSSRLHRAAFWLLTVLLSLALLVHSALIQISNFPMTPVKLDLQPLLDRYVSPYFAQNWSFFAPTPLDHSLSMVTRGEYLSPDGTKMQTGWVNVSDPLFTAVGRNRFTPLGMISLMLSNTVVDFKNQLSGKQDATFKRNGVTYIRSVVPASVDPLDAQVMNRTGMAVLKAAHPDYRFSRVQVGIVDDTYPRFTRRNDPTAKHTASFFAVEWQPAPDVKGFCCVQVDRAVLPGRTK, encoded by the coding sequence ATGCACAGCGCTCACGTTCCTTTCGGTCCGTCTTCCAGACTCCACCGGGCGGCCTTCTGGCTGCTCACGGTCCTGCTCAGTCTGGCCCTGCTCGTCCACTCCGCTCTCATCCAGATTTCCAACTTCCCCATGACGCCTGTCAAGCTCGACCTTCAGCCGTTGCTCGACCGGTACGTCAGTCCGTACTTCGCTCAGAACTGGAGCTTCTTCGCGCCCACGCCCCTTGATCACAGCCTCTCCATGGTGACCCGCGGCGAGTACCTCTCGCCCGATGGAACGAAGATGCAGACCGGCTGGGTGAACGTCAGTGACCCGCTGTTCACGGCCGTGGGGCGCAACCGCTTCACGCCGCTCGGCATGATCAGCCTGATGCTGTCGAACACGGTGGTTGACTTCAAGAACCAGCTGTCCGGCAAGCAGGACGCCACCTTCAAACGGAACGGCGTGACGTATATCCGCTCCGTGGTCCCCGCGTCCGTGGATCCGCTCGACGCGCAGGTCATGAACCGGACCGGCATGGCCGTCCTGAAGGCCGCCCACCCGGACTACAGGTTCAGCCGGGTTCAGGTCGGCATCGTGGACGACACCTACCCGCGCTTCACCCGCCGCAACGACCCCACGGCCAAACACACCGCGTCGTTCTTCGCGGTGGAATGGCAGCCCGCGCCGGACGTTAAGGGGTTCTGCTGCGTTCAGGTGGACCGCGCGGTCCTCCCCGGGAGGACAAAGTGA
- a CDS encoding VOC family protein, protein MFTLHPYLGFNGQAREALEFYRSCLGGTLDLMPVADSPVAAQIPAHMQDYILHGSLTIGPLTLSASDMTEDVGRTHSVTLALTSHDPAQARQVFDALAQGGTVTHPLSPSFWNGTFGQLTDRYGHHWMMNVLPQPQ, encoded by the coding sequence ATGTTCACCCTGCACCCCTACCTCGGCTTCAACGGCCAGGCCAGAGAGGCCCTGGAATTCTACCGCTCCTGCCTGGGAGGCACCCTCGACCTCATGCCGGTCGCGGACTCCCCCGTCGCCGCGCAGATCCCCGCCCACATGCAGGACTACATTCTGCACGGCAGCCTCACCATCGGCCCGCTCACCCTGAGCGCCTCGGACATGACCGAGGACGTGGGCCGCACCCACAGCGTCACCCTGGCCCTCACCAGCCACGACCCCGCACAGGCCCGGCAGGTCTTCGACGCACTCGCGCAGGGCGGCACCGTCACCCACCCGCTCAGCCCATCCTTCTGGAACGGCACGTTCGGTCAGCTCACCGACCGCTACGGACACCACTGGATGATGAATGTCCTCCCCCAGCCGCAGTGA